The Flavobacterium galactosidilyticum nucleotide sequence AATAATATTGAGGTTCTTTTTCTAATTCCTTGGTCATCTTTACTGCTTGAATCGAGTCAATTAAACTCTTTTTGTAATTTATTAGAAGAGATAAATAGTCGCTCAAAACTTGTTTTTTGGGAATAGTTGTTTCGATAACAACTATGTTATTATTGATTCTATATCTATATACACCAGATGCTAATTCATTTTCTAAAAAATTATTAATAATTTCTTTTTCATTTTTACTTAACTCAAGCTTTTCTTTAGTTTTTATGGAAGATGAACACGAAAAAGTTAAAATTATAACTAGTATTAATAATACATTTTTTCTCATAATACTTTAATTACATGGTTGCCCATAATTTATTTGCTCTTTTGATGTGCCTTACCCAACTATAAATCCAACTGATTCCGCAGCATACCTATTTTTAATTCTGATACTTTCGGCACTTCCAGGTGGATACGTTTTAACAAATATTGGAGCTGCACTTAATCCTCCCCAAGCTAGATCTTCGTATAGTTGATAAGGCAGGGTGTGGTTTGCGTCATATTCTTGTAAAGCAGATGCCATTGCAGCTACAAATTTATCTGCCATTACTGGTTTGTTTCATGATTTAATTTTTAAAGTTGATATTATTTTAGTAAATAGTTTAGGGTAAAAATAAGTTATAAATATCATTTGTCAAACACCCACTTTTAGTGATATTCACAAAAAAATCCCTTTTCAGTTATTACACCAAAAAGGGATTCTTATAAGTTTGTATAACTTAATTTTCGTAACCTAACTTTGCTCTAACTTTAGCTAAAACGTCATTAGCAATAGTTGCTGATTTTTGGGCACCAATTTTTAATAAAGCATCCACTTCAGGACGGTTATTAATATAGTAATTGTATTTTTCTCTTTCGGTTTTAAATTTTTCGCAAATTAACTCAAACAACGCTTGTTTTGCGTGACCATAACCGTAATTTCCACCAAGGTAATTAGCTGTCATTGTTGCTAATTGTTCTTCAGTCGCTAATAATTTATAAATTCCAAAAGCATTACAGGTCTCAGGATTTTTAGGATCTTCTAGCGGTGTGCTATCTGTTTCTATGCTCATTACTTGCTTGCGTAACGATTTATCATCTAGAAATATATTGATAATATTATTAGCAGATTTACTCATTTTTCCGCCATTAGTTCCAGGAATAAGTAAGCCGTCTTGTTGTACTATGGCTTCAGGAATGACAAATGTTTCTCCCATTTGGTGGTTGAAACGAGAAGCTACATCACGAGTGATTTCTAAGTGCTGTAGTTGGTCTTTTCCTACAGGAACAAATTCTGCATCGTAAAGCAAAATATCTGCAGCCATTAGCATTGGATAAGAAAACAAACCTGCATTTACATCATCCAATCGATCTGCTTTGTCTTTGAAAGAATGGGCTAGTGTCAAACGCTGAAAAGGAAAAAAACAACTTAAATACCAAGCCAATTCCGCAGTTTGAGGTACATCAGACTGTCTGTAAAAAACTACTTTATTTACATCTAATCCACAAGCAAGCCAAGCTGCTGCGGTGCTGTAGGTATTTGCACGTAAAGTTTCGCCATTTTTTATTTGAGTAATCGAATGTAAATCAGCGATGAAAAGAAACGATTCGTTTTCTGGTTTATTTGATAATGCTATTGCTGGAATGATTGCGCCAAGTAAGTTTCCTAAATGTGGAGTTCCAGTACTTTGAACGCCTGTAAGTATTTTTGCCATTATAAATTTTTTTCTAATTTGCAAAGTTCGCAAAGTTTTTTAATTTTTACCGCAAATTCGCAAATTTTAAAAAACTGTGTTATTATATATTCTGATTTCTTATTTTTGGCACTATGAGAGGAATTAAGATTATTTTTTGGACACTTTGGCGCATCTGGTTTTACATTTTGATGGCCATTCCCATATTGATTATGTTTCCTTTTTTGGTGGCTTCTATTTTGACTGAAAGTGGTTATCCTTACTTTTTTAAGATGGCTCGTATTTGGGCAAAATTCATTCTTTTTGGAATGGGTTTCCGTTATAAAATAGATAAAGAGCAAGATATGGAATATTGCAAAAGCTACATGATTGTTGCTAACCATACTTCCATGACAGACATTATGTTGATGCTAGCAACTACTCGAAATCCTTTTGTTTTTGTGGGTAAAATAGAATTAGCTAAAATTCCATTGTTTGGATTTTTCTATAAAAGAACTTGTATTTTAGTAGATAGAAGTTCCTCTAAAAGCAGAATGCAAGTTTTTGATCGTGCACAAAAAAGAATTAATCAGGGCTTAAGTATTTGTATTTTTCCTGAAGGCGGCGTTCCTGATGATGAGTCTGTACTTTTAGATACTTTTAAAGATGGTGCTTTCCGCTTAGCATTAGAACATAAAATACCTATTGCTCCAATCACTTTTGGAGATAATAAAAGAAGATTTTCCTATACTTTTTTTAGCGGAAGTCCTGGATTAATGCGGGTTAAAATGCATTCGCACGTAGAAACTCACAATGAATCGCTAGATAGAAGAACTATTCGGGATGAAGTTCGCGAGATAATTTACAATCAATTGTTGGAATATGAATCAGCTAGAAATGATAACTAATTCCAGAATATAATCCAATAAGAACTGGTTTACTAGTGCCGGAATTATTTGAAAAAGTATTGAGTTGGTATTTAACCATTGGTTCAAAATTAATTTGGAATGATTTTACAAATTTGTATTGGAAACCAAGTCCAATATTACTACTAAAATGCATCGCATTCAAGTTATTAGCTTCTCCTAGTTTTAGATTAATTTCTGATGAAATTAACGACACTTTATTTTCGTCTAAAAATAAAGTACTAATTCCACCAATAAGGCTAATGCCTATTTTTTTATCTACAATCGCGTAAGAAATTTCCAGAGGAACTTCATAATAACCCATTTTTTGATTGATGGTTCCCGAGCTAGTTTTTTGTAGATTTTTTTCAAATGTCATTAGTGAATTCGCACTAGCACTAGTTCGCAGTTCAACCATAGCATTAGTAGTGTAATCGACATTCGCTAAATTAGTCATGCTCAAACCGGATGAATAGGTAACATTGTTCGTGTTATATCCCAACGCAAATTTATTAATTCCTGTTCGCAACGCTATTTTTTTGCTAATGGCGTAATGAACTCCTATCCCAAAACCTATACTGTTATCAGTACTTTTAGTGTTTTCAGCAAACTGAGGATCGATGCTCGCACTTTTTGAGTTGACATACATTGCGGCTATATTAGGCGTGATTTCCCACTTGCTTTTTTCTACAGCGGCTAGTTTGTTCTTTTGCGCTTCGTTTTCCTTTAAAATTGCTTCTAATTCGTTTGGAGCGGTGTTTTGATTTAAGATTTCTTTTTTTGAATCGGTTTTGGCTGTAGCCAAATTGCTTTTTTCATTTAAAAACTCATTTTCGCTTTTATGATTTACAATGTTTTCATAAGGATTAGTAGTTTTTACATTTGATTTATCAACCAGAAAGACATCTGATTTTTGAGTTTTATCAGTGGCTTTTTCTAACGATGAATTATTTTTACTGTTATAAATCGTAGCAGTTTTTTGATTTGGCGTTTTGCCAAAGACGTTTTTTGTAGTTTTCTCAGTTGTAGTTTGGTTTTCATTTTTTTTGGTTTTCTGTAGGTCAGTTATAGCAATTTGAGAATTATTTTGTAGGTCAATTGTATGTTTATTTTCCTTTGTTGGGGCAAAAAGGCTATCCTTATTCTCGGTTGAAGAATTAATTGATTTTTTATCGAAAACAATCTTATTATTCGAATCCGTATTTGTTTTGAAAACGTTATTTATAGCAAAAAAGCCGAGTACAAACGCAGCGGCTATTCCGGTGTATTTCATCCATATTGGAATGATTTTTCGCTCTTTCTTTTCCTCGTTTAAACCTGCTTGTATATTTGCCCAAGTTTGCGCGTTAGGTTCTGTTTCAAAATCTTTGAATCTTTCTTGAAACAATCGGTCTATATCTTTATTGTTTTTCATTTTGCCGATGATTCGAATTTAATGTCTGTTAATTTTTCAATTTTTTCTTTCAAAATCAATCGTGCTCTAAAAAGATTAGATTTTGTTGTGCCAGTAGATATGTTTAGCATTTCGCTGATTTCCTTGTGTGAATAACCGTCAAGGACATATAAACTAAACACGATTCGGTATTGATCCGGTAATTCCTGAATGATTTGGAGTAGATACTCAAGGGATATGGTGTCATCGTCTATTTCGAGTTCTACTTCGGCGATGTTGTCATCAAGTATTTCTAGAAATCGAATGTCTTTAAATCGGATTAAAGCATTGTTGATTAGTATTCGTTTGGCCCAACCTTCAAAAGAGCCTTTGCCGCTATACTGTGCTATTTTTTTAAAGATAATGATAAAACCATCTTGTAAATTATCTTGTGCATCATCATAATTACGGGAATACTTAAGGCACACCCCAAAAAACTTTTTAGCAAACAATTGGTATAATTGTTCTTGAGCTTTGGGGTGATTCTTTTTACAATCCGCAATTATTTGTTCTAATGACACAGAATTGTTTTTGTTTATTAGGAAACTACTTGTATTTCTACATCTTCAAAAAGATCTTTACCATCTGCATCTTTTCCTTTGTAAAATTTAAAAATATAAGAACCTGTAGCGGTTACTTGGAAATCAAATGAAGCTTCAGATACTGGCGGAACTTCAGTACCGCATATTTCCTTGTCTAGAACTGCAGCTTGCACACCTATTGTTCTTGTATTTAAATCTTTTGCATAGTAGATACCTTGGTAAATATGGCAAGATGTCGGTTTTTGATATTTTAATTTGATAGTGTACTTTTCGCCTAATTTAAAAGTTTCTGGAAGCGTGTAACTTTCTACAGGAAGTACGCTAAAAGTGTAGGTATCATTATTACCATTGTCTAGACTACAACCTACTAAGGTTGTCATAAGTACTAAAATTAGTGCAATTTTCTTCATTTTATTTTATTTTAATAGTTTATAAAAAAAGGGCTCTTTATTAAATATTACGCTGCCCACTTTTTCATAGATGTTACTTTTTATAAAAGGTTGCGTCAAAAAACAACTTTTTTATTAAAATAATTAAGAGTGTAATTTTATTCCATTACGGATAACTTTTTAGTAGTAATTAATACAAAGGTGTAAAAAAAAGAGGTTGTTAACAATTAACAACCTCTTCTAAAATTTATGATGGAGTGCTTACTATTATAGTGTGCGTCACAAATTCAGTTTCTGACATTTTGAATTTCAAGATGTAAGTTCCTGCAGCAGCAGCTTTAAATTTATAAGGTGCTTTTTTTGTTGCTGGAGTCTTGTCGCAAGTTGTTCCTTCCTCTCTAGTTTCTACTTCAATAGTTTTTGTGTTTTCTACTTGTTTCTCATTAAACTTATTGAAAACATCACAATTACCATCGACCTTAAAGGTAACATCTAATGTAATTTCTTCATTAAGGTTTGCTGTTGTTGGTCCAGTTACTTCAGTTACTAGTGATTTTTTTAAAATAATTGTTGGTTCATCATCGTTAGAGCATGACGCGAATCCAGCTGTTACAAATAATACTAATGCTACTGCTTTTAATTTTAAATTTTTCATTTTTTAAATTTATAGGTTATTAATTACATTGAAGATGATTATTTAATTAAAAGGTTGCTTTAAAAATGAATAATTTTTTAAATCAATATAATTACTAGTTGAACTAAAAACAAAAACAGGAAAGATTATCCCAAAAAAAAATGCTCGGAAATTTTCCGAGCATTATGATATTTGATAGTATATAATGGTATTAAGCCTCGGCTAATTCCTTTATTCTAGCTTTGATTTTCACTTCTAATTCATCAGCTAATTCAGGATTGTCTTTAATTAAAGATTTCACTGCATCACGACCTTGGCCTAATTTAGTTTCACCATAGCTGAACCAAGAACCTGCTTTTTTGATGATTTCAAACTCCACAGCTAGATCTAAAATCTCTCCCGTTTTAGAAACTCCTTCGCCATACATGATGTCAAATTCTGCTACTTTAAATGGTGGAGCCACTTTGTTTTTTACAATTTTCACTTTCGTTCTGTTCCCTAGAACATTGTCTCCATCTTTAATTTGAGTAGAGCGACGAATGTCTAAACGTACTGATGCGTAAAATTTCAATGCATTTCCTCCAGTTGTGGTTTCTGGATTTCCAAACATTACTCCAATTTTTTCTCTCAATTGGTTAATAAAGAAAACAGTACAGTTTGTTTTGCTAATAGTTCCTGTTAATTTTCTTAAAGCTTGAGACATCAAACGAGCGTGAAGACCCATTTTAGAATCTCCCATTTCACCTTCAATCTCACTTTTTGGAGTCAAAGCTGCAACCGAGTCAATTACAACAATATCAATTGCACCGGAACGAATCAAGTTTTCAGCAATTTCTAAAGCTTGTTCCCCGTTATCTGGCTGTGAAATAATAAGATTTTCGATATCTACCCCTAATTTTTCAGCATAATTTCTATCAAAAGCGTGTTCAGCATCAATAAAAGCAGCTATTCCACCCGCTTTTTGAGCTTCAGCTATTGCATGAAGTGTCAAAGTAGTTTTTCCAGAAGATTCTGGACCGTATATTTCAATGATTCTTCCTCTTGGATAACCACCAACTCCTAATGCTAAATCGATTCCTAAAGATCCTGAAGAAATAGTTTCTACTTCTTCAACGGCTTTATCACCCATTTTCATTACAGTACCTTTTCCGTAGGTCTTATCTAGCTTGTCAAGCGTAAGTTGTAGCGCTTTTAATTTGGATTCTTTTTCTGTACTCATCTTCTCTTTTACCTTTTCTTTCATCGATTTGTATTATTTTATAACTGTAAGAAACTGACAGGATGAATAATTATCCTGAAAACTTCAATTTTGTATGAACATTTATTTTCGTAAAAATACTCCTTTTTTCAATCAAAAAATACCTTTAAAAATATTTTAGATTAAATATAACAAGTTGCTATAGAAACAAAGCTTTTAGTTCAGTTGCATCTTGTGGATTCATTTTTCCAGCTAAAACTAAACTCAGTTGTTTGCGTCTTAATGCTGCTTCAAAACGTTGTATTTCAAGTTCTGTTTCTGGAACTATTTGTGGTACTTCAACTGGTCTTCCTGTGTCATCTACAGCTACAAAAGTATAAATAGCTTCGTTAGCTTTAGTGCGATTTCCGGATTGTCTGTCCTCTACCCAAACGTCGATATAAATTTCCATAGAACTTTTGAATGCTCTTGAAACTTTGGCCTCTACATTTACAACACTTCCTAATGGAATTGCTCTATTAAAAGCTACGTGATTTACTGATGCTGTCACCGTGATTCTTCGGGAATGTCTCCCAGCAGCAATACTGGCAGCACGATCCATACGTGCTAATAATTCGCCGCCAAATAGATTATTCAAAGGATTCGTTTCGCTTGGTAAAACTAAATCGGTCAATATAGTCAAAGACTCTGAAGGATGTTTTGGTGTCATTTTATTTGTAATGTTAATGCTTTTTAATTTTTAGTTTAACCAATAAACGGCTAAAATCGCTGGTATGAAATAGATAACAATTGTTCTTGCACCATCATAATCTTTAGCTAATCGTTGTCCGAATAGCAACATCAACAAAGTAATACAAGAGAAAACAGCTCCGTAAAACCCGAAGATTCTCCCATTATTCATTAATAATTCGATACAACCTACGATGCATAAAATTCCTGAAATCAATTCTAGTACGAGAATGTTTGCTAAAGCTAATGGTACTTGGTTTTTTAAAGGTGTTTTAGAAAAATGGCCTTTTAGCCAATCTACATTATCTTTCCAGTAAAACAATTTGTCATATCCGGATTGTAGAAAAGTGATGGCTAAAAATATTAAAATTAATATTGAAGTAATGTTGTTCATATCTTTATTTTTTGTGAATTAAACGGGTGAGTTTGATTGATAAATCGGTTAAAATAATTTTAGCGTTTCCATTACGCTCAATATGGTACATAGCATCCGAAAGTTCTTTGAAAATATCATTGATGTTATTGCCATTTACAAAAGGAGCAAAATTCTCTAATTTGAATTTTTCTACTTGTGGTTCTATATAAACTAAGTCTTTCGCTTGATAATTTAATAATAAAGCTTGGCGAAACATATCAATACAAAAGTGCAGAAATTTTTTCTGAGTTTCTCTTCCTAAACCAGCAATTTGTTCACTCCACTGAATTAAATCTTGAATAGCTGCCGCATTTCCTTTGGCTCTAAAAGCGGCACGAACCCAATCAACAAACCATTTCTCAAAAAAAGTAGATTCACTATCTGGCTGTAATAATTGTAGTGCTTTATTATAATTTCCTTGTGCCTGATGTGCTATTTTATGCGCTGTTTTAGACTCTATATTCTTATTTGAAATTAAGGAATCAGCAATCACTTTTTCAGGCAAACCATTAAAATGCAATACTTGACAGCGTGATCGAATTGTTTGTATTATATCTTCTTCGTTTTCTGATATTAATATAAAGACAGTTTTGTCAGTAGGTTCTTCTAGTAATTTCAATAATTTATTTGAAGCGGCTATATTCAATTTATCGGCCATCCAAATAATCATTATTTTGTATCCGCCTTCGTATGATTTTAGAGCTAATAATTTTAAGATTTCTTGAGAATCATCAACTCTAATTTCTCCTTGTTTGTTTTTAACTCCAAGGATTTGATACCAATCAAATAAGCTTCCGTATTTATTTTGTTCTAAAAACTGACGCCATTCCACAATGAAATCAATGCTTTTTGGTTTAGTTTTAACCTCGTCAGTGCTAACAGTAGGATAAATAAAATGCAAATCAGGATGCGAAGTTTTTTGGAATTTTATATTACAAGCTTCGTTTGATCCATCATTTTCAGCATTTTGATTATTGCAAATAAGATATTGTGCATAAGCAATAGCCATAGGCAAAGTCCCACTTCCTTCAGGGCCTACAAATAATTGTGCATGTGGAATTCTACCTGTATCAGCACTTTTTGTCAAATGACTTTTTATATGTTCTTGCCCTAAAATTTCTGAAAATTGCATAAAGCAAAGATATAAGAAAATGGTTTAGTCTAAAATTTTAGGAGGCAAAGTTTCGATGCGGTTAAGATTCAAGTTAACGCTCAATGTGTGTTTTTCTTCTGAGAATTAAATGATCTCAATTTCATAATTAAAAACAGAGAAATGATTAAAAAGAAGCATTATTTATAAGTTTACATCGATTTCGTTGCTTGAAATTTATTTTACATCGTTTGGCTTAATTTATTAATAATTTAAAAGTTCTATATTTGTTATTCCTTTTAAGAAAATAAACTAAAAAATAGAGCAATGAAAACTTTAAATGATTTCGATTTCAATAATAAAAAAGCCATAATAAGAGTTGATTTCAATGTGCCTTTGGATGAAAATTTCAAAGTAACCGATGCTACCCGTATTGAAGCTGCAAAACCAACCATCGACGCAATTCTTGCTCAAGGTGGAAGTGTAATTTTGATGTCGCATTTAGGAAGGCCAAAAGGAGTAGAGGAAAAATATTCTTTAAAACATATTCTTTCAAAAACTTCTGAAATTTTAGGAGTTCCTGTTCAGTTTGCTTCAAACTGTATTGGTGAAGACGCAACTACTGCTGCAGCCAATTTAAAATCAGGTGAAGTTTTATTATTAGAAAATTTACGTTTTCATGCTGAAGAAGAAGCTGGAGATATTGCTTTTGCAAAACAATTAGCATCTCTTGGTGATATTTATGTAAATGATGCTTTTGGTACGGCTCATAGAGCACATGCATCGACTACAATTATTGCACAGTTTTTTCCAAATGAAAAATGTTTCGGAATGTTATTGGCTAAAGAAATTGAAAGCTTGAATAAGGTTCTTAAAAATAGTGAAAAACCAGTAACTGCTGTTTTAGGAGGTTCTAAAGTTTCTTCTAAAATTACCGTTATCGAAAATATTTTGGACAAAGTAGACCACATGATTATTGGTGGTGGAATGACTTTTACTTTTGTAAAAGCATTAGGAGGTAAAATTGGTGATTCTATCTGTGAAGATGACAAACAAGAACTAGCCCTAGAAATATTGAGATTGGCTAAGGAGAAAGGGGTTCAAATTCATATTCCAGTTGATGTTGTGGCGGCAAATGATTTTTCAAATGATGCCGAAACTCAAATTGTTGACGTAAAAGAAATTCCCGATGGATGGCAAGGATTAGATGCTGGACCAAAATCATTGGAAAACTTCAAAAAAGTAATCATGGAGTCTAAAACTATTCTTTGGAATGGTCCATTAGGTGTTTTTGAAATGCCAAATTTTGCAAACGGAACTATCGCTTTAGGAAACTTTATTGCTGAATCAACTACTAATGGAGCATTCTCTCTTGTAGGTGGAGGTGATTCTGTTGCTGCCGTAAAACAATTTGG carries:
- the trpS gene encoding tryptophan--tRNA ligase; amino-acid sequence: MAKILTGVQSTGTPHLGNLLGAIIPAIALSNKPENESFLFIADLHSITQIKNGETLRANTYSTAAAWLACGLDVNKVVFYRQSDVPQTAELAWYLSCFFPFQRLTLAHSFKDKADRLDDVNAGLFSYPMLMAADILLYDAEFVPVGKDQLQHLEITRDVASRFNHQMGETFVIPEAIVQQDGLLIPGTNGGKMSKSANNIINIFLDDKSLRKQVMSIETDSTPLEDPKNPETCNAFGIYKLLATEEQLATMTANYLGGNYGYGHAKQALFELICEKFKTEREKYNYYINNRPEVDALLKIGAQKSATIANDVLAKVRAKLGYEN
- a CDS encoding lysophospholipid acyltransferase family protein, whose translation is MRGIKIIFWTLWRIWFYILMAIPILIMFPFLVASILTESGYPYFFKMARIWAKFILFGMGFRYKIDKEQDMEYCKSYMIVANHTSMTDIMLMLATTRNPFVFVGKIELAKIPLFGFFYKRTCILVDRSSSKSRMQVFDRAQKRINQGLSICIFPEGGVPDDESVLLDTFKDGAFRLALEHKIPIAPITFGDNKRRFSYTFFSGSPGLMRVKMHSHVETHNESLDRRTIRDEVREIIYNQLLEYESARNDN
- a CDS encoding RNA polymerase sigma factor — protein: MSLEQIIADCKKNHPKAQEQLYQLFAKKFFGVCLKYSRNYDDAQDNLQDGFIIIFKKIAQYSGKGSFEGWAKRILINNALIRFKDIRFLEILDDNIAEVELEIDDDTISLEYLLQIIQELPDQYRIVFSLYVLDGYSHKEISEMLNISTGTTKSNLFRARLILKEKIEKLTDIKFESSAK
- the recA gene encoding recombinase RecA, with the translated sequence MSTEKESKLKALQLTLDKLDKTYGKGTVMKMGDKAVEEVETISSGSLGIDLALGVGGYPRGRIIEIYGPESSGKTTLTLHAIAEAQKAGGIAAFIDAEHAFDRNYAEKLGVDIENLIISQPDNGEQALEIAENLIRSGAIDIVVIDSVAALTPKSEIEGEMGDSKMGLHARLMSQALRKLTGTISKTNCTVFFINQLREKIGVMFGNPETTTGGNALKFYASVRLDIRRSTQIKDGDNVLGNRTKVKIVKNKVAPPFKVAEFDIMYGEGVSKTGEILDLAVEFEIIKKAGSWFSYGETKLGQGRDAVKSLIKDNPELADELEVKIKARIKELAEA
- a CDS encoding acyl-CoA thioesterase codes for the protein MTPKHPSESLTILTDLVLPSETNPLNNLFGGELLARMDRAASIAAGRHSRRITVTASVNHVAFNRAIPLGSVVNVEAKVSRAFKSSMEIYIDVWVEDRQSGNRTKANEAIYTFVAVDDTGRPVEVPQIVPETELEIQRFEAALRRKQLSLVLAGKMNPQDATELKALFL
- a CDS encoding DoxX family membrane protein, with protein sequence MNNITSILILIFLAITFLQSGYDKLFYWKDNVDWLKGHFSKTPLKNQVPLALANILVLELISGILCIVGCIELLMNNGRIFGFYGAVFSCITLLMLLFGQRLAKDYDGARTIVIYFIPAILAVYWLN
- a CDS encoding ATP-binding protein, which produces MQFSEILGQEHIKSHLTKSADTGRIPHAQLFVGPEGSGTLPMAIAYAQYLICNNQNAENDGSNEACNIKFQKTSHPDLHFIYPTVSTDEVKTKPKSIDFIVEWRQFLEQNKYGSLFDWYQILGVKNKQGEIRVDDSQEILKLLALKSYEGGYKIMIIWMADKLNIAASNKLLKLLEEPTDKTVFILISENEEDIIQTIRSRCQVLHFNGLPEKVIADSLISNKNIESKTAHKIAHQAQGNYNKALQLLQPDSESTFFEKWFVDWVRAAFRAKGNAAAIQDLIQWSEQIAGLGRETQKKFLHFCIDMFRQALLLNYQAKDLVYIEPQVEKFKLENFAPFVNGNNINDIFKELSDAMYHIERNGNAKIILTDLSIKLTRLIHKK
- a CDS encoding phosphoglycerate kinase, giving the protein MKTLNDFDFNNKKAIIRVDFNVPLDENFKVTDATRIEAAKPTIDAILAQGGSVILMSHLGRPKGVEEKYSLKHILSKTSEILGVPVQFASNCIGEDATTAAANLKSGEVLLLENLRFHAEEEAGDIAFAKQLASLGDIYVNDAFGTAHRAHASTTIIAQFFPNEKCFGMLLAKEIESLNKVLKNSEKPVTAVLGGSKVSSKITVIENILDKVDHMIIGGGMTFTFVKALGGKIGDSICEDDKQELALEILRLAKEKGVQIHIPVDVVAANDFSNDAETQIVDVKEIPDGWQGLDAGPKSLENFKKVIMESKTILWNGPLGVFEMPNFANGTIALGNFIAESTTNGAFSLVGGGDSVAAVKQFGLEDKVSYVSTGGGAMLEMLEGRVLPGIAAILD